In Streptomyces sp. NBC_01707, a genomic segment contains:
- a CDS encoding carbonic anhydrase, whose product MLTSTPSGARPSNGSPGQESVIDSLVRANRAYADAFRDPGMDARPVLGVAVVACMDARIDLHAALGLELGDCHTIRNAGGVVTDDTIRSLTISQRALKTRSVVLIHHTGCGLQTLTEEFRYELEREVGQRPAWAVESFRDVDQDVRQSMRRVRTSPFLAHTDDVRGFVFDVASGLLREISDLD is encoded by the coding sequence ATGTTGACATCGACACCTTCCGGTGCCCGCCCGTCCAACGGTTCCCCTGGCCAGGAATCGGTCATCGACTCCCTGGTGCGGGCCAACCGCGCCTACGCCGACGCGTTTCGCGACCCCGGCATGGATGCCCGTCCCGTCCTAGGAGTGGCGGTCGTGGCGTGCATGGATGCCCGAATCGACCTGCATGCCGCGCTGGGCCTCGAGCTGGGCGACTGCCACACCATCCGCAATGCCGGTGGAGTGGTCACCGACGACACCATCCGCTCCCTCACCATCAGCCAGCGGGCCCTGAAGACCCGGAGCGTCGTGCTCATCCACCACACGGGGTGCGGCCTGCAGACGCTGACCGAGGAGTTCCGGTACGAGCTGGAGCGGGAGGTCGGGCAGCGGCCGGCCTGGGCCGTGGAGTCGTTCCGGGACGTCGACCAGGACGTGCGGCAGTCGATGCGGCGGGTGCGTACGTCGCCGTTCCTGGCGCACACCGACGACGTGCGGGGTTTCGTCTTCGATGTGGCGTCGGGGCTGCTGAGGGAGATCTCGGACCTCGACTGA
- a CDS encoding acyl-CoA dehydrogenase family protein, with the protein MSYPSALHDVLDHIIAPAGELACQEKKFPRAAVMALGRAGLLGLTCSAEPAGGGTDLARAAEVVARVMPVCPATAAVLQSHYAAAAVVETCGGRWLRGEVAAGRHLCTLAVVEDGAGGEVRPTARRTGGVVALRARKRDVVAAGEADSYVWSSPSLGSDGGLTLWGVPAHAPGLFVPAHPTGAPLASATSTVVADPVRVPAEAMLGSDGEGFKILLGAVLPWLLELCGVVGSDAVHPSLGALARSASGATHTGDGQAFAASAAMALR; encoded by the coding sequence GTGTCGTATCCCAGCGCATTGCATGACGTCCTGGACCACATCATCGCTCCGGCCGGCGAACTGGCGTGTCAGGAAAAGAAGTTCCCGCGCGCGGCGGTCATGGCCCTCGGCCGGGCCGGGCTCCTCGGGCTGACCTGCTCGGCAGAACCCGCCGGTGGCGGCACCGACTTGGCACGAGCCGCCGAGGTGGTCGCCCGGGTCATGCCCGTGTGTCCGGCCACGGCCGCGGTGCTCCAGTCCCACTATGCGGCGGCCGCGGTGGTCGAGACGTGCGGCGGCCGGTGGCTGAGGGGTGAGGTGGCGGCCGGCCGCCACCTGTGCACCCTGGCGGTGGTGGAGGACGGCGCCGGGGGAGAGGTGCGCCCGACCGCGCGGCGTACCGGAGGTGTGGTGGCGCTGCGGGCCCGCAAGCGTGATGTGGTTGCCGCGGGTGAGGCGGACAGCTATGTCTGGTCGTCGCCATCTCTCGGCTCGGACGGTGGCCTGACGCTCTGGGGGGTGCCGGCTCACGCTCCCGGCCTGTTCGTTCCGGCGCACCCCACCGGGGCGCCGCTTGCCAGCGCCACGTCCACGGTGGTCGCCGATCCGGTGCGCGTCCCGGCCGAGGCGATGCTGGGCTCGGACGGCGAAGGTTTCAAGATTCTGCTGGGCGCCGTACTGCCGTGGCTGCTCGAGCTGTGCGGTGTCGTCGGGTCCGACGCGGTGCACCCCTCGCTCGGCGCGCTGGCGCGATCCGCTTCAGGGGCCACGCACACCGGCGACGGTCAGGCGTTCGCGGCCTCCGCCGCGATGGCTTTGCGGTAG
- a CDS encoding GntR family transcriptional regulator → MRQGLTAGSARRVARPTPLRQAVSDALAELIINGTLKSGQHLVESDLAEQLGVSRQPVREALQRLHTDGWVDLRPAQGAFVHTPTQDEATQLLDVRTVLETYSAQLAAQHAKPEHIERLWQLQQEGLDALAESTTDRLVAANTALHTYITSVGGNDVLTELIAQVGRKVRWYYTPIANSRSKGSWNEHARLIEAIAKGDPERAGEIMRKHTERTRTYRKAIAAEAANA, encoded by the coding sequence ATGCGCCAAGGCCTGACTGCCGGCTCCGCCCGGCGCGTCGCCCGCCCGACACCGCTGCGCCAGGCGGTGTCCGATGCCCTGGCAGAGCTGATCATCAACGGCACCCTGAAATCGGGCCAGCACCTGGTCGAATCAGATCTCGCCGAGCAGTTGGGAGTCAGCAGGCAGCCCGTGCGCGAGGCGCTCCAGCGCCTGCACACGGACGGCTGGGTCGACCTCAGGCCCGCCCAGGGGGCGTTCGTGCACACCCCCACGCAGGATGAGGCGACCCAACTCCTCGACGTCCGTACGGTATTGGAGACCTACTCCGCACAACTGGCGGCGCAGCACGCCAAGCCCGAGCACATCGAGCGCCTGTGGCAGCTCCAGCAGGAGGGCCTGGACGCACTGGCGGAGAGTACGACCGACCGCCTGGTCGCCGCGAACACGGCCCTGCACACCTACATCACATCCGTGGGCGGCAACGACGTGCTCACCGAGCTGATCGCACAGGTGGGGCGCAAGGTCCGCTGGTACTACACCCCGATCGCCAACTCCCGCTCCAAGGGCTCCTGGAACGAGCACGCCCGCCTCATCGAGGCCATCGCGAAGGGCGACCCGGAGCGGGCCGGCGAGATCATGCGGAAGCACACCGAGCGCACCCGCACCTACCGCAAAGCCATCGCGGCGGAGGCCGCGAACGCCTGA
- a CDS encoding formate dehydrogenase subunit gamma: MNIRTSDPTVEQVVRKIAAAHREQRGALLPILHAVQAELGHVPKEAVPVLADELNLSRADVHGVVSFYHDFRAEPAGHRTVRVCRAEACQAQGAGHLVEYVRQMGLTLGRTAEDGSVTVEQVFCLGNCALGPAVEVDGRLYGRVDTERLGALLHGTDQTRRDGVGATSDGSEAPRS, encoded by the coding sequence ATGAACATCCGGACCAGTGATCCGACGGTGGAGCAGGTGGTGAGGAAGATCGCCGCCGCCCATCGCGAGCAGCGTGGAGCTCTGTTGCCGATCCTCCACGCCGTGCAGGCCGAACTGGGACATGTGCCCAAGGAGGCCGTACCGGTGCTCGCCGACGAGCTCAACCTCTCGCGGGCCGACGTGCACGGGGTGGTGAGCTTCTACCACGACTTCCGCGCCGAGCCCGCGGGTCACCGTACGGTCCGCGTCTGCCGCGCCGAGGCCTGCCAGGCCCAGGGCGCGGGACATCTCGTGGAGTACGTACGGCAGATGGGGCTCACTCTGGGCCGAACCGCCGAGGACGGTTCGGTCACCGTCGAGCAGGTCTTCTGCCTCGGCAACTGCGCCCTCGGCCCCGCCGTCGAGGTCGACGGACGTCTGTACGGCCGGGTGGACACGGAGCGGCTCGGCGCGCTGCTGCACGGAACCGACCAGACGCGGCGCGACGGCGTCGGCGCGACATCCGACGGAAGCGAGGCACCCCGGTCATGA
- a CDS encoding NADH-quinone oxidoreductase subunit NuoF, producing the protein MTQHPAQPHVRIYVPRDSAARSVGADEVAAAIQQAADGADLAVDIVRTGSRGMLWLEPLVEVATERGRIGYGPVTPDDVPALLAAGLSDGDEHPLRLGPVDELPWLARQNRVTFARVGVIDPLDADDYLRHGGLTGLRTALKLAPADVVAEVTDSGLRGRGGAGFPAGIKWKTVLDCPGELKFICCNADEGDSGTFADRMLMEGDPFLLIEGMTIAAHAVGAREGYFYIRSEYPDAVATMRAAIDIARERGWLGTSVLGTPLDFDLHVRVGAGAYICGEETSMLESLEGKRGMVRAKPPIPAIEGLFGKPTVVNNVLTLATVPVVLAQGAKAYQELGVERSRGTQVFQLGGNIAHGGIVETAFGITLRELIEEYGGGTRSGRPVRTAQVGGPLGAYLPPSSFDLPMDYEAFAAAGAMVGHGGIVVFDDTVDMAAQARFAMEFCAAESCGKCTPCRVGSVRGVEVIDKIVAGEQRDENLALLDDLCELMTEGSLCAMGGLTPLPVRSALAHFADDFLGEVPADTRTEGTV; encoded by the coding sequence ATGACCCAGCATCCCGCACAGCCCCATGTGCGGATCTACGTCCCCCGCGACTCGGCCGCCCGGTCCGTGGGCGCCGACGAGGTGGCCGCTGCAATCCAACAGGCTGCCGACGGCGCTGACCTGGCCGTCGATATCGTACGCACCGGATCGCGCGGCATGCTCTGGCTCGAACCGCTGGTCGAGGTCGCAACCGAGCGCGGGCGTATCGGCTACGGTCCGGTGACCCCTGACGACGTTCCCGCACTGCTCGCCGCCGGGCTGTCCGACGGCGACGAGCACCCCCTGCGCCTCGGCCCGGTGGACGAACTGCCCTGGCTGGCCCGGCAGAACCGGGTCACTTTCGCGCGCGTCGGCGTCATCGATCCGCTCGATGCCGACGACTATCTGCGCCACGGCGGTCTCACCGGGCTGCGCACCGCGCTGAAGCTCGCGCCGGCCGACGTGGTCGCCGAGGTGACCGACTCGGGCCTGCGTGGTCGTGGCGGGGCGGGCTTCCCCGCAGGCATCAAATGGAAGACCGTCCTTGACTGCCCGGGCGAGCTGAAGTTCATCTGCTGCAACGCCGACGAGGGCGACAGCGGGACCTTCGCCGACCGCATGCTCATGGAGGGCGACCCGTTCCTGCTCATCGAGGGCATGACGATCGCCGCGCACGCCGTCGGCGCCCGCGAGGGCTACTTCTACATCCGCTCCGAGTACCCGGACGCGGTCGCCACGATGCGCGCCGCCATCGACATCGCCCGCGAGCGCGGTTGGCTCGGCACCTCGGTCCTCGGCACGCCGCTCGACTTCGATCTGCATGTGCGGGTCGGAGCGGGCGCGTACATCTGCGGCGAGGAGACCTCCATGCTGGAGAGCCTGGAGGGCAAGCGCGGCATGGTCCGCGCGAAGCCACCGATCCCCGCGATCGAGGGCCTGTTCGGCAAGCCGACCGTCGTCAACAACGTCCTGACGCTTGCCACCGTCCCCGTCGTCCTCGCCCAGGGCGCCAAGGCGTACCAGGAGCTGGGAGTGGAGCGCTCCCGTGGCACCCAGGTGTTCCAGCTCGGCGGCAACATCGCCCACGGCGGCATCGTCGAGACCGCCTTCGGTATCACGCTGCGCGAACTCATCGAGGAGTACGGCGGTGGTACGCGATCGGGCCGGCCGGTGCGCACCGCGCAGGTCGGCGGGCCGCTCGGCGCCTACCTTCCGCCCTCCTCGTTCGACCTGCCGATGGACTACGAGGCGTTCGCCGCGGCCGGGGCGATGGTCGGACACGGCGGCATCGTGGTCTTCGACGACACCGTGGACATGGCCGCCCAGGCACGCTTCGCCATGGAGTTCTGCGCGGCCGAGTCCTGCGGCAAGTGCACCCCGTGCCGGGTCGGTTCGGTGCGCGGCGTCGAGGTGATCGACAAGATCGTGGCGGGGGAGCAGAGGGACGAGAACCTGGCACTGCTCGACGACCTGTGCGAGCTGATGACCGAGGGCTCGCTGTGCGCGATGGGCGGACTGACCCCGCTGCCCGTGCGCAGCGCCCTTGCTCACTTCGCGGACGACTTCCTCGGCGAAGTCCCCGCCGACACGAGGACGGAGGGCACGGTATGA
- the fdhF gene encoding formate dehydrogenase subunit alpha: protein MTLLKEPDHGTPERPGEATVALEVDGMPVSVPEGTSVMRAASLAGVDIPKLCATDSLEAFGSCRLCVVEIDGRRGTPASCTTPCADGMKVRTQTPKVEKLRQGVMELYISDHPLDCLTCPANGDCELQDMAGVVGLRQVRYGYEGENHLDAEKDTSNPYFDFDASKCIACSRCVRACGEVQGTFALTIEGRGFDSKVAAGAGESFMDSECVSCGACVQACPTSTLQEKSVVDLGMPTRSVLTTCAYCGVGCSFKAELRGDELVRMVPYKDGGANEGHACVKGRFAFGYATHPDRVLKPMVRERITDPWREVEWDEAIATVARRMRALQDTYGTGAVGAITSSRCTNEEVYVVQKMVRAAFGNNNVDTCARVCHSPTGYGLKQTFGESAGTQDFRSVAEADVIMVIGANPTDGHPVFASRMKRRLREGARLIVVDPRRIDLVRSPHIEADHHLQLRPSTNVAVVNAMAHVVVTEALVDRSFVAERCEGYEEWAAFVARPENSPEAVEPVTGVPAEELRAAARLYAGAPNGAIYYGLGVTEHSQGSTMVMGMANLAMACGNIGRDGVGVNPLRGQNNVQGSCDMGSFPHELPGYRHVSDDAVRTVFEDLWGTALLPEPGLRIPNMFDAAIDGSFRGLFVHGEDIAQSDPNLKHVTAALEAMELVVVQDLFLNETAKFAHVFLPGASFLEKDGTFTNAERRINRVRAVMAPKAGKHEWQIVTEIATAMGYPMAYDHPSQIMDEIAAVTPTFEGVSFALLDKLGSVQWPCNADAPEGTPVMHTDEFVRGKGRFVVTSYVPTNERSTRRFPLVLTTGRILSQYNVGAQTRRTGNVAWHPEDVLELHPHDAEDRGITDGDQVTLASRVGRTTLRALVSDRMPTGVVYTTFHHPVTGANVVTTENSDWATNCPEYKVTAVQVALAPPGHEGATGASEAPVGALTAGD, encoded by the coding sequence ATGACCCTGCTCAAGGAACCCGATCACGGCACCCCGGAGCGACCGGGGGAGGCCACGGTGGCGCTCGAGGTGGACGGCATGCCGGTGAGCGTGCCGGAGGGCACCTCGGTGATGCGTGCCGCCTCGCTGGCCGGCGTCGACATCCCCAAACTGTGCGCCACCGACTCCCTGGAGGCGTTCGGCTCCTGCCGGCTGTGCGTGGTCGAGATCGACGGCCGGCGCGGCACACCCGCCTCCTGCACCACCCCGTGCGCCGACGGTATGAAGGTGCGCACCCAGACACCCAAGGTGGAGAAGCTGCGCCAGGGCGTCATGGAGCTCTACATCTCCGACCACCCGCTGGACTGTCTGACCTGCCCCGCCAACGGCGACTGCGAGTTGCAGGACATGGCGGGCGTCGTCGGACTGCGCCAGGTGCGTTACGGCTACGAGGGGGAGAACCACCTCGATGCTGAGAAGGACACCAGCAACCCCTACTTCGACTTCGACGCGTCCAAGTGCATCGCCTGTTCCCGCTGCGTCCGTGCCTGCGGCGAGGTCCAGGGCACATTCGCCCTGACCATCGAGGGGCGTGGCTTCGACTCAAAGGTGGCGGCCGGCGCGGGGGAGTCCTTCATGGACTCCGAGTGCGTCTCCTGCGGAGCCTGCGTTCAGGCGTGCCCGACGTCCACGCTCCAGGAGAAGTCGGTCGTCGACCTCGGCATGCCCACCCGCTCGGTCCTCACCACCTGTGCGTACTGCGGCGTCGGCTGCTCCTTCAAGGCCGAACTGCGCGGCGACGAGCTCGTCCGCATGGTGCCGTACAAGGACGGCGGCGCCAACGAGGGCCACGCGTGCGTCAAGGGACGCTTCGCCTTCGGCTACGCCACGCACCCCGACCGTGTCCTCAAGCCGATGGTGCGCGAGAGGATCACGGACCCGTGGCGCGAAGTCGAGTGGGACGAGGCCATCGCCACCGTCGCGCGCCGGATGCGGGCGCTGCAGGACACGTACGGGACCGGCGCGGTCGGCGCGATCACCTCCTCGCGGTGCACCAACGAGGAGGTGTACGTCGTCCAGAAGATGGTCCGCGCCGCGTTCGGCAACAACAACGTCGACACCTGTGCGCGCGTCTGCCATTCGCCCACGGGATACGGGCTCAAGCAGACCTTCGGTGAATCCGCGGGCACCCAGGACTTCCGGTCGGTCGCCGAGGCCGACGTCATCATGGTGATCGGCGCCAACCCCACCGACGGACACCCGGTGTTCGCCTCCCGGATGAAGCGCCGACTGCGCGAGGGCGCCCGGCTCATCGTGGTCGACCCGCGCCGCATCGACCTCGTACGCTCGCCGCACATCGAGGCCGACCACCATCTGCAACTGCGACCGAGCACCAACGTGGCCGTGGTCAACGCCATGGCGCACGTGGTGGTCACCGAGGCGCTCGTCGACCGGAGCTTCGTGGCCGAGCGATGCGAGGGCTACGAGGAGTGGGCCGCGTTCGTGGCCCGCCCGGAGAACAGCCCCGAGGCCGTCGAACCGGTCACCGGGGTCCCCGCCGAAGAACTGCGCGCGGCCGCCCGGCTGTACGCCGGCGCACCCAACGGTGCGATCTACTACGGTCTGGGCGTCACCGAGCACAGCCAGGGATCGACCATGGTCATGGGAATGGCCAACCTGGCGATGGCGTGCGGGAACATCGGCCGCGACGGCGTGGGCGTCAATCCGCTGCGCGGCCAGAACAACGTCCAGGGATCCTGCGACATGGGCTCCTTCCCGCACGAACTTCCCGGGTACCGGCACGTCTCCGACGACGCGGTGCGCACCGTGTTCGAGGACCTGTGGGGCACCGCCCTGCTGCCCGAGCCGGGGCTTCGCATCCCCAACATGTTCGACGCGGCCATCGACGGCTCCTTCCGCGGCCTGTTCGTGCACGGCGAGGACATCGCGCAGTCCGACCCGAACCTGAAGCACGTCACCGCGGCCCTCGAGGCGATGGAACTCGTCGTCGTCCAGGACCTGTTCCTCAATGAGACCGCCAAGTTCGCGCACGTGTTCCTGCCCGGGGCGTCGTTCCTGGAGAAGGACGGCACCTTCACCAACGCGGAGCGGCGCATCAACCGGGTGCGCGCGGTGATGGCGCCGAAGGCGGGCAAGCACGAGTGGCAGATCGTCACCGAGATCGCCACCGCCATGGGGTATCCGATGGCGTACGACCACCCGAGCCAGATCATGGACGAGATCGCCGCGGTGACCCCGACCTTCGAGGGCGTCTCCTTCGCGCTGCTCGACAAGCTGGGCAGCGTCCAGTGGCCGTGCAACGCCGACGCGCCCGAGGGGACGCCCGTCATGCACACCGACGAATTCGTCCGCGGCAAGGGCAGGTTCGTCGTCACCTCGTACGTACCGACCAATGAGCGCTCCACCCGCCGCTTCCCGCTGGTGCTCACCACCGGGCGCATCCTCAGCCAGTACAACGTCGGGGCGCAGACACGCCGCACGGGCAACGTCGCCTGGCACCCCGAGGACGTACTGGAACTGCACCCCCACGACGCGGAGGACCGCGGGATCACCGACGGCGACCAGGTCACCCTGGCCAGCCGGGTAGGCCGCACCACGCTGCGGGCCCTGGTGTCGGACCGGATGCCGACGGGCGTCGTCTACACGACCTTCCACCACCCGGTCACCGGAGCCAACGTGGTGACCACGGAGAACTCCGACTGGGCGACCAACTGCCCGGAGTACAAGGTGACGGCCGTCCAGGTCGCCCTGGCGCCGCCGGGGCACGAAGGGGCCACCGGGGCCTCCGAGGCCCCCGTGGGCGCCCTGACGGCGGGGGACTGA
- a CDS encoding formate dehydrogenase subunit delta codes for MSATEPSECRMANDIALNLAHLPNGQAAIELAGHIDRFWDPRMRTRLRALVESDAPGVLPLVVEAVKLLR; via the coding sequence ATGTCCGCCACTGAGCCGTCCGAGTGCCGCATGGCCAATGACATCGCCCTGAACCTCGCCCATCTGCCCAACGGGCAGGCGGCCATCGAACTGGCCGGACACATCGACAGGTTCTGGGACCCGCGGATGCGCACCAGGTTGCGCGCGCTGGTGGAATCCGACGCGCCGGGCGTGCTCCCGCTGGTCGTGGAGGCGGTGAAGTTGCTCCGCTGA
- a CDS encoding OFA family MFS transporter: MSETPQATSSSYREVADANGRIYRIGESDRSILGRPRAWMVWLPWIAMMGVSVYEYGYSSAEATLEHAHGWTLTEAFWIASIWAVFQAGVAFPAGRLRETGKLSAKTGMLLGAVLSGLGFLSISHVSNPIVVILGYSVLGGAGSGLVYATCINMVGKWYPDNKGARTGFVNGGFAYGTLPLIFVFSYWFHADNYRLVLDLIALGMVLLVGSCGFFFRDPPKSWWPHDVDPLNRGGGEDAERVARRLRKNPPAKGQFTPMQAIRTGQLPLMWFALVCIGGVSLFGINFQVPFAKSLGFGPLIAASSAGVLAVVNGVGRAAVGWLSDTLGRRQTLTLVLVIAGVAQFGVLWSGQAHNEPLFLIFAFVNGFGGGAFYPLFAALVPDYFGENNNATNYGLVYSAKLVGGVGGGGLAASVISAWGYAGGYYLAGGIAFLSALITLLLRQPGRPADQERPAAPAVADSLGLTGAAN; the protein is encoded by the coding sequence ATGTCAGAAACACCGCAGGCGACTTCCTCCTCGTACCGCGAGGTCGCCGATGCCAATGGACGCATCTATCGGATCGGGGAGAGCGACCGCTCGATCCTGGGCAGGCCTCGGGCGTGGATGGTCTGGCTCCCGTGGATCGCGATGATGGGCGTCAGCGTCTACGAATACGGTTACAGCTCGGCGGAGGCGACCCTCGAGCACGCCCATGGCTGGACCCTTACCGAGGCCTTCTGGATCGCCAGTATCTGGGCGGTTTTCCAGGCGGGCGTCGCCTTTCCCGCGGGCAGGCTCCGGGAGACCGGAAAGCTGTCCGCCAAGACGGGAATGCTCCTCGGGGCGGTACTGTCCGGGCTCGGTTTCCTCTCCATCTCCCACGTCTCGAACCCGATCGTGGTGATACTCGGCTACTCGGTGCTCGGCGGCGCCGGCTCCGGACTCGTCTACGCGACCTGTATCAACATGGTCGGCAAGTGGTATCCGGACAACAAGGGCGCGCGGACCGGCTTCGTCAACGGCGGATTCGCCTACGGCACACTGCCGTTGATCTTCGTGTTCAGCTACTGGTTCCACGCCGACAACTACCGGTTGGTCCTCGACCTGATCGCCCTGGGCATGGTCCTCCTCGTCGGCAGCTGCGGCTTCTTCTTCCGCGACCCGCCCAAGAGCTGGTGGCCGCACGACGTGGACCCGCTCAACCGTGGCGGTGGCGAGGACGCCGAGCGTGTGGCGCGCAGGCTGCGTAAGAACCCGCCGGCCAAGGGCCAGTTCACTCCCATGCAGGCGATCAGGACCGGCCAGCTGCCGCTGATGTGGTTCGCCCTGGTCTGCATCGGCGGCGTCTCGCTCTTCGGCATCAATTTCCAGGTCCCCTTCGCCAAGAGCCTAGGGTTCGGGCCGCTGATCGCCGCCTCGTCGGCGGGTGTGCTCGCCGTGGTCAACGGGGTGGGCCGGGCCGCCGTTGGGTGGCTGTCGGACACCCTGGGCCGCCGCCAGACCCTGACGCTGGTGCTCGTGATCGCGGGCGTCGCGCAGTTCGGCGTGCTGTGGTCGGGGCAGGCCCACAACGAGCCGCTGTTCCTGATTTTCGCGTTCGTCAACGGCTTCGGCGGCGGTGCCTTCTACCCACTGTTCGCGGCACTGGTCCCGGACTACTTCGGGGAGAACAACAATGCCACCAACTACGGCCTCGTCTACAGCGCCAAGCTGGTCGGCGGTGTCGGCGGTGGTGGCCTGGCGGCTTCGGTGATCAGCGCCTGGGGCTACGCGGGCGGCTACTACCTGGCAGGCGGCATCGCCTTTTTGTCGGCTCTGATCACCTTGCTGCTGCGCCAGCCCGGCCGGCCCGCGGACCAGGAGCGGCCCGCCGCGCCGGCCGTCGCCGACAGCCTCGGGCTGACCGGCGCGGCGAACTGA
- a CDS encoding GntR family transcriptional regulator, translating into MREPRTSPATVTTPVNRPVPLRQAVYDVLIELIVGGVLQPGQHLIEAELAEELGVSRQPVREALLRLQADGWVDLRPAQGAFVHSPTVEEATQLLSVRAVLETHSARGAAQYATGPDIARLWELQAAGIAALSADDARGIVEANAALHGFITELARNPILAELIRQVDRRVRWYYMPIARPRGKDAWNEHADIIDRIAAGDADRAEELMHHHTRTTTDFYCRQLTAAPPAGV; encoded by the coding sequence ATGCGCGAGCCACGCACTTCCCCAGCCACCGTGACGACACCTGTCAACAGGCCCGTGCCCCTGCGCCAGGCCGTCTACGACGTCCTGATCGAGCTGATCGTGGGGGGCGTACTCCAGCCGGGCCAGCATCTGATCGAGGCCGAACTGGCCGAGGAACTCGGCGTGAGCCGCCAACCGGTGCGCGAAGCGCTCCTGCGCCTCCAGGCCGACGGATGGGTGGACCTGCGCCCCGCGCAGGGCGCATTCGTGCACAGTCCGACCGTCGAGGAGGCCACCCAGCTCCTCAGCGTCCGCGCCGTCCTGGAGACCCACTCGGCGCGAGGCGCGGCACAGTACGCGACCGGTCCGGACATCGCTCGCCTGTGGGAACTGCAGGCCGCCGGAATAGCTGCGCTCTCCGCGGACGACGCCCGCGGCATCGTCGAGGCGAACGCCGCGCTGCACGGCTTCATCACCGAGCTCGCGCGCAACCCCATCCTCGCCGAACTGATCCGGCAGGTCGACCGCCGGGTGCGCTGGTACTACATGCCCATCGCCCGGCCACGTGGCAAGGACGCGTGGAACGAGCACGCCGACATCATCGACCGCATCGCGGCCGGTGACGCCGATCGGGCAGAGGAACTGATGCACCATCACACCAGGACGACCACCGACTTCTACTGCCGGCAGCTGACCGCGGCACCCCCGGCCGGGGTGTGA